One segment of Massilia sp. Se16.2.3 DNA contains the following:
- a CDS encoding pyridoxal phosphate-dependent aminotransferase — translation MRPILKSNKLDDVCYEIRGPALEQARQMEDDGHKIIKLNIGNLAVFGFDPPDEIMQDMIRNMHGAAGYTDSKGMFAPRKAVMHYTQQKKIAGVGIDDIYLGNGASELIVMAMQGLLNNGDEVLVPAPDYPLWTAAVSLAGGSPVHYICDEGADWMPDIADMRRKITPNTRAIVVINPNNPTGALYPREVLLDIIELARQHSLIVYADEIYDKVLYDGHQHESIASLADDVLFVTLNGLSKNYRSCGYRAGWMVVSGEKRHAKDYIDGLNMLASMRLCANAPGQFAIQTALGGYQSINDLVGPGGRLLKQRDLAYQLLTDIPGVSVVKPKAALYMFPRLDPKLYPIADDQQFICELLRDEKVLLVQGTGFNWTSPDHFRLVFLPNSDDLGDACGRIARFLDGYRRRHAR, via the coding sequence TTGCGACCGATCCTGAAATCGAACAAGCTCGACGACGTGTGCTACGAGATCCGCGGGCCGGCGCTGGAGCAGGCGCGCCAGATGGAGGATGACGGTCACAAGATCATCAAGCTCAACATCGGCAACCTGGCCGTGTTCGGTTTCGATCCGCCCGACGAGATCATGCAGGACATGATCCGCAACATGCACGGCGCGGCCGGCTATACCGATTCGAAGGGGATGTTTGCACCGCGCAAGGCGGTGATGCACTACACCCAGCAAAAGAAGATTGCCGGTGTCGGCATCGACGACATCTACCTGGGCAATGGCGCCTCGGAACTGATCGTGATGGCGATGCAGGGCCTGCTCAACAATGGCGACGAGGTGCTGGTGCCGGCGCCCGATTATCCGCTGTGGACGGCGGCCGTCAGCCTGGCCGGCGGCTCGCCCGTGCACTACATCTGCGACGAGGGCGCCGACTGGATGCCGGACATCGCCGACATGCGCCGCAAGATCACCCCGAACACGCGCGCCATCGTCGTCATCAACCCGAACAACCCGACCGGCGCGCTCTATCCGCGCGAAGTGCTGCTCGACATCATCGAACTGGCGCGCCAGCATAGCCTCATCGTCTATGCCGACGAAATTTACGACAAGGTGCTGTACGACGGCCATCAGCACGAGTCGATCGCCTCGCTCGCCGACGACGTGCTGTTCGTCACCCTGAACGGCCTGTCGAAGAACTACCGTTCCTGCGGCTACCGTGCCGGCTGGATGGTGGTCTCGGGCGAGAAGCGCCACGCGAAAGATTACATCGATGGCCTGAACATGCTGGCCTCGATGCGCCTGTGCGCGAACGCGCCGGGCCAGTTCGCGATCCAGACCGCGCTGGGCGGCTACCAGAGCATCAACGACCTGGTCGGCCCTGGCGGACGGCTGCTGAAACAGCGCGACCTCGCTTACCAGTTGTTGACCGACATCCCCGGGGTCTCGGTCGTCAAGCCGAAGGCGGCGCTGTACATGTTCCCGCGCCTCGATCCGAAACTCTACCCGATCGCCGACGACCAGCAGTTCATTTGCGAACTGCTGCGCGACGAGAAGGTGCTGCTGGTGCAGGGTACGGGTTTCAACTGGACCTCGCCCGACCACTTCCGCCTCGTCTTCCTGCCCAATTCGGACGACCTGGGCGACGCCTGCGGCCGCATTGCCCGCTTCCTCGACGGCTACCGCCGGCGCCACGCACGCTAG